In Desulfoferula mesophila, the genomic window GCGTCGGCCTTGCCTTCGGTGAGCACGTCCGCCAGGTGCTGGGGCTGGCCCGCCCCGCCAGAGGCAATCACCGGTATGGAGACGTGGCTGCTGATGAGCTGGGTGAGGGTCATCTCGTAACCCTCCTGGGTGCCGTCGGCGTCGATGCTGTTCAAGCAGATCTCGCCCGCCCCCAGGCGCTCGGCCTCTTGGGCCCACCACAGGGCGTCGATGCCCATGTGCTTGCGCCCGCCGTGGATCACCATCTCGTAGCCGCTGGGAATATTTTCGCTCACCGGCACCTTGAGCACGTCCATGCCCAGCACCACGCACTGGGCCCCGAACTGGCGCGAACCCTCGGCGATGATCTGGGGGTTGGTGACCGCCGAGGAGTTCACGCTGACCTTCTCGGCCCCGGCCAGGAGCACCGCGCGCATGTCCTCCACGGTGCGCAGGCCCCCGCCCACCGAAAAGGGGATGAAGATGCGCTCGGCCACCCGGCGCACCACCTCCAGCATGATGTCGCGGGCTTCGTGGCTGGCGGTGATGTCGTAGAACACCAGCTCGTCGGCCCCCTCGCGGTAGTAGAACTCGGCCATCTCCACCGGGTCGCCGATGTCCACGTTGCCCTTGAACTTGATGCCCTTGGTGAGCTTGCCGTCGCGCACATCCAGGCAGGGGATGATGCGTTTAGAGAGCATGGCCGCCCTCCTTGCCGTCCCAGGCCAGGAAATTCTCCAGGAGCTTCAGCCCCGGACGGCCCGACTTTTCGGGGTGGAACTGCACCGCCACCATGGAGCCCCGGGCCACCGCCGAGGTGAAGGGGAAGCCGTAGTCGGTCACTCCGGCCACCAAGTCCTCGCTGGTTGGTTGCAGGAAGTAGGAGTGCACGAAGTAGAACTCGGCTTCGGCCGGGATGCCCGCGAACACCGGGTGGTTCATCCGCCAGTCAACCCCGTTCCAGCCCATGTGGGGCACCTTGAGGGCTTCGCCCGCCGCGTCGCGGTGCTCCACCGGAAAGCGCACCACCTTGCCGGGCAAGAGGCCCAGGCAGTCGGTGAGGTCTTCCTCGCTGTAGTCGAAAAGAATCTGGGTGCCGAAGCAGATGCCCAGAAAGGGCTTGCCCTGGGCCACGATGTCGGTCAGCACCCGGTCCATTCCCTGGCGGCGCAGGCTGGCCATGCCCGATCCGGCCCGGCCCACCCCCGGCAGGATT contains:
- the hisH gene encoding imidazole glycerol phosphate synthase subunit HisH; translated protein: MIAIIDYDAGNLTSVERALRSLGADCAISRDPEFIAQAARVILPGVGRAGSGMASLRRQGMDRVLTDIVAQGKPFLGICFGTQILFDYSEEDLTDCLGLLPGKVVRFPVEHRDAAGEALKVPHMGWNGVDWRMNHPVFAGIPAEAEFYFVHSYFLQPTSEDLVAGVTDYGFPFTSAVARGSMVAVQFHPEKSGRPGLKLLENFLAWDGKEGGHAL
- the hisF gene encoding imidazole glycerol phosphate synthase subunit HisF; this translates as MLSKRIIPCLDVRDGKLTKGIKFKGNVDIGDPVEMAEFYYREGADELVFYDITASHEARDIMLEVVRRVAERIFIPFSVGGGLRTVEDMRAVLLAGAEKVSVNSSAVTNPQIIAEGSRQFGAQCVVLGMDVLKVPVSENIPSGYEMVIHGGRKHMGIDALWWAQEAERLGAGEICLNSIDADGTQEGYEMTLTQLISSHVSIPVIASGGAGQPQHLADVLTEGKADAALIASMTHYGHFSVAQIKDYLSERGIRVRKYW